The Colias croceus chromosome 21, ilColCroc2.1 genome window below encodes:
- the LOC123701450 gene encoding RING finger protein 121: MAGIDLHAPVDSNKSYVELTYEEKMRYDHQKMHAMHEGHESMHVTMVGILMIVLVIAQIVFVQWKKYHYRSYSFFTMVTMWVLPLIMSLKNIWIRFVSIWMMFTAVTAFILRQSTRKPMSPSTPRLVYKWFYLIYKVCCVVGLFGYTLMILTLFNLNSLFGMKAHKWMDAALLTLFYGLYFGVLGRDVSEYCSERMAASIGYYTKEGIPTRLLERNVCAVCGNRLLVSVDEEGVLENTYKLTCGHVFHEFCIRGWCIVGKKQTCPYCKEKVDLKRMFTNPWDRPHILYGQMLDWIRWIIAWQPLVIFLVQGINWLLGLE, from the exons ATGGCAGGTATAGATTTACACGCGCCGGTGGACTCTAACAAG aGCTATGTCGAATTAACCTACGAGGAAAAAATGAG ATATGACCACCAGAAGATGCATGCTATGCATGAGGGACATGAGTCCATGCATGTCACCATGGTGGGAATCTTGATGATAGTGCTTGTGATAGCTCAAATTGTATTTGTGCAATGGAAGAAGTATCACTACAGATCTTATTCG TTCTTCACGATGGTAACAATGTGGGTATTACCGCTGATCATGAGCCTCAAGAACATATGGATTAGATTTGTGTCAATATGGATGATGTTTACTGCAGTGACGGCATTCATTTTACGTCAATCCACCAGGAAACCCATGTCTCCTAGTACACCTAG ATTGGTGTACAAATGGTTCTACCTCATATACAAGGTGTGCTGCGTGGTCGGCCTCTTCGGCTACACGCTGATGATACTCACGCTATTCAACTTGAACAGTCTGTTTGGCATGAAGGCCCACAAGTGGATGGACGCGGCGTTGCTAACGCTGTTCTACGGACTGTACTTTGGTGTGCTCGGCAGGGACGTGTCGGAGTACTGCTCAGAGAGAATGGCAGCTTCTATTGGG tattacacaAAGGAGGGTATACCAACTCGACTGTTGGAACGTAATGTTTGCGCCGTGTGCGGGAACCGGCTTCTAGTAAGCGTGGATGAAGAGGGAGTTTTAG AAAACACATACAAATTAACCTGTGGTCACGTGTTCCACGAGTTCTGCATACGCGGCTGGTGCATAGTCGGCAAGAAGCAGACCTGCCCCTACTGCAAGGAGAAGGTGGACCTCAAGCGGATGTTCACTAACCC TTGGGACCGTCCCCACATCCTCTACGGCCAGATGCTGGACTGGATCCGATGGATCATTGCCTGGCAGCCGCTCGTCATATTCCTCGTGCAGGGCATCAACTGGCTGCTCGGcctcgagtag